A genomic window from Cucumis melo cultivar AY chromosome 8, USDA_Cmelo_AY_1.0, whole genome shotgun sequence includes:
- the LOC103490242 gene encoding pectin acetylesterase 5 isoform X1: protein MQEGFCRGNTVLTCLLVEISWFRFRIIELFRPSMPIAGFRSLLWWSKWSKKDWAIAVICFAFIFFVFSFFSDSWYAEHSGIDHTFDLNPANDPDMVDLTLLQNAKAKGALCLDGSLPGYHFQKGFGSGSGNWVLHIEGGGWCDTISSCSWRKMTPLGSSDYMERRVHFSGILSSDASQNPDFYNWNKIKIRYCDGASFAGHPVGETKNGSILHFRGQLIWEALMDELLSVGLSKARQALLSGCSAGGLATLIHCDDFRELLPKDATVKCLADAGFFLDEKDVSGNHTMRSFYHHVFNLQRTGKSLPKDCTATDEPSKCLFPQEIIKHISTPLFIVNPAYDFWQIQNVLVPNTLARTGSWQKCRLNIHKCDHAELGILQGFRNSLLKALDDFKHNKEGGLFVNSCFVHCQTWMSETWHSPNSPRINKRTIAEAVGDWYFKRNSVKLIDCPFPCNPTCIHMDFSRG, encoded by the exons ATGCAAGAAG GATTCTGTCGTGGAAATACAGTCTTAACATGTTTACTAGTAGAAATCAGTTGGTTCAGATTCAGA ATTATCGAGCTTTTTCGACCTTCAATGCCGATCGCTGGGTTTCGATCTCTTCTATGGTGGAGTAAATGGTCCAAGAAAGACTGGGCCATTGCAGTAATCTGTTTCGCTTTCATTTTTTTCGtgttctccttcttctccgATTCTTGGTATGCTGAACACAGTGGCATCGACCACACTTTCGATCTCAATCCCGCCAACGACCCCGATATGGTTGACCTCACTTTGCTGCAAAATGCCAAAGCAAAAGGCGCTC TATGTCTTGATGGGAGTTTGCCCGGTTACCATTTTCAGAAAGGCTTCGGGTCTGGTTCTGGCAACTGGGTTCTTCACATTGAG GGTGGAGGGTGGTGTGATACAATCTCGTCCTGTTCTTGGCGTAAAATGACCCCGTTAGGTTCATCAGATTACATGGAGCGTCGTGTTCATTTCTCTGGAATTTTAAGTAGTGATGCATCACAAAATCCCG ATTTCTATAATTGGAACAAAATCAAGATACGTTACTGTGATGGAGCATCGTTTGCAGGCCATCCTGTGGGTGAAACAAAG AATGGAAGTATACTTCATTTCAGAGGCCAGCTCATCTGGGAAGCTCTTATGGATGAACTCTTATCTGTTGGCTTGTCCAAGGCAAGACAG GCTCTTCTTTCAGGGTGCTCTGCTGGGGGCTTGGCTACCCTTATTCATTGTGATGACTTCAGAGAGCTTTTACCGAAGGATGCAACTGTCAAGTGTCTAGCCGATGCTGGATTTTTCCTTGATGA GAAAGATGTTTCGGGAAATCATACAATGAGATCTTTCTATCACCATGTTTTCAACCTTCAG AGGACTGGTAAAAGTTTACCCAAGGATTGTACAGCTACAGACGAGCCATCTAAG TGTCTCTTTCCTCAAGAAATTATCAAACATATAAGCACCCCGTTGTTTATTGTCAACCCAGCTTATGATTTTTGGCAG ATACAAAATGTCTTGGTGCCAAACACATTAGCTCGTACTGGCTCTTGGCAGAAATGTAGGCTTAATATTCATAAATGTGATCATGCTGAGCTTGGAATTCTTCAAG GGTTCCGGAACTCTTTGCTGAAGGCACTGGATGACTTCAAGCACAACAAGGAAGGAGGACTTTTTGTAAATTCTTGCTTCGTCCATTGCCAAACATGGATGTCTGAGACATGGCACTCCCCCAATTCTCCAAGGAT